From a single Mangifera indica cultivar Alphonso chromosome 19, CATAS_Mindica_2.1, whole genome shotgun sequence genomic region:
- the LOC123202940 gene encoding membrane-anchored ubiquitin-fold protein 6 isoform X1, which produces MAEEDLIELKFRLADGTDIGPNKYSPATTVASLKEKIIAQWPKDKENGPKVVNNLQLIHAGKILENNRTIADSRLPVVELPGGVITMHVVLRPHLPDKNSDKLQNDHPNKSRCSCTIL; this is translated from the exons ATGGCAGAAGAAGATCTGATAGAACTCAAGTTCAGGCTTGCAGATGGCACTGACATAGGTCCAAACAAGTATAGTCCAGCAACCACTGTTGCCTCtctgaaagagaaaataattgcACAATGGCCTAAAG ATAAAGAAAACGGTCCGAAGGTGGTGAACAATTTGCAGCTCATTCATGCTGGAAAGATACTGGAGAATAACAGGACGATTGCCGACTCCAGACTCCCAGTTGTTGAACTTCCAGGAGGTGTCATCACTATGCATGTTGTTCTACGCCCTCATTTACCCGACAAAAACAGTG ATAAACTGCAGAATGATCATCCAAACAAGTCCAGGTGTTCATGCACAATCTTGTGA
- the LOC123202940 gene encoding membrane-anchored ubiquitin-fold protein 6 isoform X2, with amino-acid sequence MAEEDLIELKFRLADGTDIGPNKYSPATTVASLKEKIIAQWPKDKENGPKVVNNLQLIHAGKILENNRTIADSRLPVVELPGGVITMHVVLRPHLPDKNNKLQNDHPNKSRCSCTIL; translated from the exons ATGGCAGAAGAAGATCTGATAGAACTCAAGTTCAGGCTTGCAGATGGCACTGACATAGGTCCAAACAAGTATAGTCCAGCAACCACTGTTGCCTCtctgaaagagaaaataattgcACAATGGCCTAAAG ATAAAGAAAACGGTCCGAAGGTGGTGAACAATTTGCAGCTCATTCATGCTGGAAAGATACTGGAGAATAACAGGACGATTGCCGACTCCAGACTCCCAGTTGTTGAACTTCCAGGAGGTGTCATCACTATGCATGTTGTTCTACGCCCTCATTTACCCGACAAAAACA ATAAACTGCAGAATGATCATCCAAACAAGTCCAGGTGTTCATGCACAATCTTGTGA
- the LOC123202550 gene encoding uncharacterized protein LOC123202550 has product MQTPETSGIELGLKTVNICPENSHNHHNNSSVMKSKLLTQQLSPSFCSQLGDYIGMESCLDLKNYEYLRTESREDENAGRRVQNYVHGMRCQRWSTKKKEFPPPISLLARTENLPSHMPFVLRRYYTNDGRLILREERVRHHEYFKAYRSNGHLRLQLVPLDDDVLAPPFADDNEIDEQHGNEGEEEEETAAVKIETEDSNSTADFVYDVEKEIVCKDTEQTRAEYECKIAESSVENAAVSMGGNGGGGKCLNYNSVIINSSCFLGMPVPAIKPVHT; this is encoded by the coding sequence ATGCAGACCCCAGAAACATCAGGTATAGAACTTGGTCTCAAGACTGTAAACATTTGTCCCGAGAATAGCCATAACCACCATAACAATTCTTCTGTTATGAAATCTAAGCTATTGACTCAACAGCTATCACCATCGTTTTGTTCTCAGTTGGGTGATTACATTGGTATGGAGAGCTGTCTTGACTTGAAGAATTATGAATATTTGCGTACGGAGAGTAGAGAAGATGAGAATGCGGGAAGACGTGTGCAAAATTATGTTCATGGTATGAGATGTCAAAGGTGGTCAACGAAGAAGAAAGAATTTCCTCCTCCAATTTCATTGCTTGCACGTACAGAAAACCTGCCTTCGCATATGCCATTTGTGTTGAGAAGATACTATACGAATGATGGCCGGCTGATCCTCAGGGAAGAGAGGGTGAGGCATCACGAGTATTTCAAGGCCTATAGGTCCAATGGTCATCTCAGGTTGCAGCTTGTTCCTCTAGATGACGATGTTTTGGCCCCTCCTTTTGCTGATGACAATGAAATCGACGAACAACATGGCAAtgagggagaagaagaagaagaaacagctGCAGTAAAGATAGAGACTGAAGATTCGAATTCAACTGCTGATTTTGTCTATGACGTTGAGAAGGAGATTGTATGTAAGGATACGGAACAAACAAGGGCTGAATATGAATGTAAAATAGCCGAGTCATCTGTTGAGAATGCCGCTGTTTCAATGGGTGGAAATGGAGGCGGCGGCAAGTGTTTGAATTACAACAGTGTGATAATAAACTCATCTTGTTTTCTAGGGATGCCAGTTCCAGCTATCAAGCCAGTTCATACTTAG
- the LOC123203469 gene encoding F-box/kelch-repeat protein At1g22040: protein MGAVLSLGSAKCRISDCSETSKNESCKKQKMSLGFTDDGPRLIPNLPDELSIQILARVPRICYFNMKLVCRKWKETVMNPELFKVRKELGMREEWLYILTKAEDDRLLWHALDPLSRKWQRLPLLPHVVHEEESRKGSSGLWMCNVVGPSVKFAEMVKGWLGLKDKLDQIPFCGCAIGAVDGCLYVLGGFSRTSTVKSVWRFDPILNSWSEVTSMSIGRAYCKTGILNNKLYVVGGVSRGRAGLTPLQSAEVFDPCTDTWSQVPSMPFSKVQLLPNAFFAEMLKPIATGMTSYMGRLCVPQSLYSWPFFVDVGGEIYDPDTNSWAEMPIGMGEGWPARQAGTKLSVVVDGELYAFDPSSSLESGKIKVYDQKEDAWKVVIGEVPKSDFTDSESPYLLAGFHGKLQVITKEANHEISVLQADLRSNLGSMPSSSASLPDGLLQDHSDSLAVSDTVVWKVISTRDFGSAELVSCQVLDI from the coding sequence ATGGGAGCTGTCCTCAGCCTTGGTAGTGCCAAGTGTAGGATAAGTGATTGCAGTGAGACCTCAAAGAATGAAAGCTGCAAGAAGCAAAAAATGTCACTTGGCTTTACTGATGATGGCCCACGACTAATTCCCAATCTTCCTGATGAGTTGTCAATCCAAATTCTAGCTCGGGTCCCTAGAATTTGCTATTTCAACATGAAGTTGGTGTGCCGAAAGTGGAAGGAAACAGTTATGAACCCTGAATTGTTTAAAGTGAGAAAAGAACTGGGAATGAGAGAAGAATGGTTGTATATTTTGACAAAAGCAGAAGATGATAGACTTTTGTGGCATGCTTTGGATCCTCTGTCGAGAAAATGGCAGAGATTGCCTCTACTTCCGCATGTTGTTCATGAAGAAGAATCCAGGAAGGGTTCTTCTGGACTTTGGATGTGCAATGTGGTTGGACCAAGTGTTAAATTTGCTGAAATGGTGAAGGGATGGCTTGGTTTGAAGGATAAGTTGGATCAAATTCCATTTTGTGGTTGTGCCATTGGTGCTGTTGATGGATGCCTCTATGTGCTAGGAGGATTCTCTAGAACCTCAACCGTGAAATCCGTGTGGCGGTTTGatccaattttaaattcatgGAGTGAAGTGACTTCCATGTCTATAGGTAGGGCCTACTGTAAGACAGGCATTTTAAATAATAAGCTCTATGTTGTTGGGGGGGTTAGTCGTGGCCGGGCAGGATTGACTCCTCTTCAGTCTGCTGAAGTTTTTGATCCCTGCACTGATACGTGGTCTCAAGTTCCAAGCATGCCATTCTCAAAAGTTCAACTGCTACCCAATGCGTTCTTTGCTGAAATGCTGAAGCCTATTGCCACTGGGATGACTTCATACATGGGAAGATTATGTGTGCCTCAAAGCTTATATTCATGGCCCTTTTTTGTAGATGTTGGAGGAGAGATTTATGATCCTGATACAAATTCATGGGCAGAAATGCCAATTGGCATGGGAGAGGGTTGGCCTGCACGACAGGCAGGTACAAAATTGAGTGTCGTAGTTGATGGTGAATTATATGCATTTGATCCTTCTAGTTCTTTGGAGAGTGGTAAGATTAAGGTATATGATCAAAAAGAAGATGCTTGGAAGGTTGTAATAGGAGAAGTCCCAAAATCTGATTTCACAGATTCTGAATCTCCATATTTACTTGCGGGTTTTCATGGAAAGCTTCAAGTTATAACAAAAGAAGCCAATCATGAGATTTCTGTTTTGCAGGCTGATCTGCGTTCTAATTTGGGTTCTATGCCATCGAGCTCAGCTTCTCTTCCAGATGGTTTGTTACAAGATCATTCTGATTCACTTGCAGTATCAGATACTGTTGTTTGGAAGGTCATTTCCACTAGGGATTTCGGGTCTGCTGAACTTGTCAGTTGTCAAGTTCTCGATATATAG
- the LOC123202939 gene encoding putative leucine-rich repeat-containing protein DDB_G0290503, whose product MSRITKWKLEKTKVKVVFRLQFHATHIPQSGWDKLFISFVPADSGKATAKTTKAIVRNGTCKWADPIYETTRLLQDVRNKQYDDKLYKLVVAMGSSRSSILGEATINLADHADALKPSVVALPLLGCDSGTTLHVTVQLLTSKTGFREFEQQRELSERGLQTGNDQISPDESCGGMNNQMEKVSARVRLKEKSKELPSLEEKVGMNEDYADSAAGFDGSSNTSESLYAEKQDTSSTHEIDSLKSMVSGDLAGLSQSPQQEKGDSSDHRFLVQGTNDWVPGWGSDYSVDNDLATAYEENCRLRGCLEVAELSINELKLEVTSLQSYAADIGTDAQKLAQKLVAEIASGEQLAKQVLLLKSECSNLKDDVGRLTKLKTSFPFTHREAIAKDQDHLFESLQFGWVKALLILEDKIRELQKKASLGLHETEFRSLQADIEALLSLLQDLKQGNGKANSFPNIVMCEQFVPGTGFGTELYQPELDMLQCVSIPGLMSHEPNSINASKAVESKIFELLRELDESKAGRENLEKKMDQMECYYEALVQELEENQRQMLGELQNLRNEHSTCLYTISSAKAEMEAMHHNLDEQILRFSQEKRDLESLNTDLERRAFSAEAALKRARLNYSIAVDQLQKDLQLLSSQVLSMFETNENLIRRAFVDLSQPSSQEHPHIVQNQKLNSEESYVTRLLECQNQYFGQKKQQLGGDTLLEDLKRSLHLQEGLYQKVEEEACEMHFVNIYLDVFSRTLQESLLEASAGIRLLTEKMDELARQLELSTESKELLEGRLQSAMNDIHFLNESKATCIAKCSDMALQNQILEANLQDITCENHHLTQKIAEWESLLVEFKSSESKYEACAAEKTELAKLLEKKSLENSNLQQENSSLQEEFKTMKTQFDELASANKNMQNTVNFLQNKMLNLLSSYGESFSELSLCRESVAHDLGSKDLQGVVLQLEELQKNACQKICQIMEEKKSLIDEKDKAQVSLSKAESDIVLIKKKFEHDIRDLLNKLDESNALVQNLQLKVETIADKLKVSSEVEESHAQQERDLLSDLDHLEVELEQLSSKNSDLVQEILALEIVTEELRRSEQMTAELTEKNQALMVSLQKQSEESAKFTLDAYTYKERLQSLHVELQGERSVREELESAIQMNNQTIAELTKENQTLMVSLQNKSGEFTKLALDANDLKESLKSLQDELHCERRLREDLESTVGRSKLTIAELIEENQALMLSSHNKSEESAKLALDVNTSKETLQSLQNELHGERSLRDELENKVLDLTSQLNEKDYQLQVFEQYESELVHLKQLVSDLESEKSRLCDLLLHSERCLQTASEESSSVTVLESQLSEMHELLLASNVRFIFIRTQYLVWVEEFVQQSYSKGMLLSELQIKNLDLEDALGNCLAREVQCNEENARLLTRLDTLKSEMHASIAENRVLLDTTAQLEEYKNRAVNMEANYHEKNKLAIEVGRLKHLLVSSEEEIDDLIVSREELHIKVLVLEAKLDELYAQVILLEGHNGERLTLQNQCRELTNKLSEQLLKTEEFKNLSIHLKELKDKAEAECIQLREKKESEGLPTPMQESLRIAFIKEQYETKVQELKHQLSVSRKHSEEMLWKLQDAIDEIENRKKSEASHLKKNEELGVKILELEVELQSLMSEKREKANAYDQLKSELECSLISLECCKQEQQKLEAFLKECNEEKTQMSVDLTMMRELLDSSSLAVQKQGNDGLHNENCMSNEQVGRNVYQENVSTGPSSPGRVNIDKGCSNGSTVDMNLKYLERDSAVNCEYSENTFLVPMSEVNCSSAVTDAQAEQNVLISSGVNGLSNLALGNQENLQPNDMNHLAFVNDHFRVQSLKSSMDHLNEELERMKNENSLVLLDDKHFDPKYPGLQREMMQLHKVNEELGSIYPLFNERPGNGNAIERVLALEIELAEALQAKKKSSFQFQSSFLKQHNDEEAIFQSFRDINALIKDMLDIKGRHAAMETELKEMHDRYSQLSLQFAEVEGERQKLMMTLKNVRASKRFRA is encoded by the exons ATGTCGAGGATTACGAAGTGGAAGCTTGAGAAGACAAAAGTAAAAGTGGTCTTCAGGTTACAGTTTCATGCCACACAC ATTCCGCAAAGTGGATGGGATAAACTATTTATATCCTTCGTTCCTGCTGATTCTGGAAAGGCAACAGCAAAGACCACCAAAGCAATTGTGAGGAATGGGACATGCAAATGGGCTGATCCAATCTATGAGACTACGCGACTTCTCCAAGATGTTAGAAATAAACAATATGATGACAAGCTCTATAAGCTTGTTGTGGCAATG GGTTCTTCTCGGTCTAGCATCCTTGGTGAGGCTACCATCAACCTTGCTGACCATGCTGATGCATTAAAGCCTTCTGTTGTTGCACTGCCTCTTCTTGGTTGTGATTCTGGAACTACTTTACAC GTCACCGTGCAGCTGCTAACTTCTAAAACTGGTTTCAG AGAATTTGAACAGCAGAGGGAACTTAGTGAGAGGGGATTACAGACAGGGAATGACCAAATTAGTCCTGACGAATCTTGTGGTGGAATGAATAATCAGATGGAGAAG GTCAGTGCCAGAGTTAggttaaaagaaaaatccaaaGAGCTGCCATCGCTTGAAGAAAAGGTGGGTATGAATGAAGACTATGCAGACTCAGCTGCTGGATTTGACGGTTCTTCTAATACTTCAGAAAGTTTATATGCTGAGAAGCAAGATACATCCAGCACACATGAAATTGACAGCCTTAAGAGTATGGTCTCTGGTGATTTAGCTGGACTTAGTCAAAGTCCTCAACAAGAGAAAGGAGACTCCTCAGATCATCGGTTTCTGGTGCAGGGAACCAATGATTGGGTTCCTGGATGGGGTTCAGACTATTCTGTAGATAATGACTTGGCAACTGCTTATGAAGAGAATTGTAGACTGAGAGGCTGCTTGGAAGTGGCTGAGTTATCCATTAATGAGCTGAAGCTAGAAGTAACGTCCTTGCAAAGTTATGCTGCTGATATAGGCACTGATGCACAAAAACTAGCTCAGAAGCTTGTTGCAGAGATTGCATCTGGGGAACAGCTGGCAAAACAGGTTCTTTTACTGAAATCAGAGTGTTCAAATTTGAAAGATGATGTTGGACGGCtgacaaaattgaaaacaagCTTTCCATTTACCCACAGAGAAGCTATTGCTAAGGACCAGGatcatttatttgaaagttTGCAATTTGGATGGGTGAAGGCACTTTTGATTTTGGAGGATAAGATACGAGAACTGCAGAAAAAGGCATCCCTCGGATTACATGAGACGGAATTTAGGTCCCTTCAAGCAGACATAGAGGCATTACTCAGTCTTTTGCAGGATCTCAAACAAGGAAATGGAAAGGCAAATTCTTTTCCTAACATAGTAATGTGTGAGCAATTCGTACCGGGAACTGGGTTTGGCACAGAATTGTATCAACCAGAGTTAGACATGCTTCAATGTGTTAGCATACCTGGTCTGATGTCGCATGAACCTAATTCTATAAATGCTTCTAAGGCTGTGGAAAGCAAAATTTTTGAACTCCTGAGGGAGTTAGATGAGTCAAAAGCTGGACGGGAaaacctagaaaagaaaatggacCAGATGGAATGCTACTATGAAGCTCTTGTGCAGGAGCTTGAAGAAAACCAGAGGCAGATGCTGGGAGAGTTGCAGAATCTCAGAAATGAGCATTCTACTTGTCTGTATACGATTTCGTCTGCTAAGGCTGAGATGGAGGCAATGCACCATAACCTAGATGAGCAAATTTTGAGATTTTCTCAAGAAAAGCGTGATTTGGAGTCTCTCAACACGGATCTGGAAAGAAGGGCTTTCAGTGCTGAAGCAGCACTCAAGAGGGCACGCTTGAATTACTCCATCGCTGTGGACCAGTTGCAGAAGGATCTTCAATTACTATCTTCCCAAGTTTTGTCCATGTTTGAGACTAATGAGAATCTTATCAGGCGAGCTTTTGTAGATTTGTCACAACCAAGCAGTCAAGAACACCCTCATATAGTCCAAAACCAGAAACTGAATTCAGAGGAATCTTATGTCACCAGACTTTTGGAGTGCCAGAATCAGTATTTTGGTCAAAAGAAACAACAATTGGGTGGAGATACTCTTTTAGAGGACTTGAAGAGATCACTCCACTTGCAGGAAGGGCTTTATCAGAAGGTAGAAGAGGAGGCTTGTGAAATGCATTTTGTGAATATTTATTTGGATGTCTTTTCAAGGACACTACAAGAATCTTTGCTTGAAGCAAGTGCTGGCATTAGACTGTTGACTGAGAAAATGGATGAACTTGCACGGCAGCTTGAGCTGTCAACCGAGTCAAAGGAATTATTGGAAGGAAGACTGCAAAGTGCTATGAATGATATCCATTTCCTAAATGAGAGCAAGGCCACTTGCATTGCCAAGTGCAGTGACATGGCTCTTCAGAACCAAATTTTAGAAGCTAATTTACAAGATATCACCTGTGAAAATCATCATCTTACACAGAAGATAGCTGAATGGGAATCCCTTCTGGTGGAGTTTAAGAGTTCTGAGAGCAAATATGAGGCTTGTGCTGCTGAGAAAACTGAGCTGGCAAAGTTATTGGAGAAGAAATCTCTGGAAAATAGCAATCTTCAGCAGGAAAATTCCTCTTTGCAGGAAGAGTTTAAAACTATGAAAACTCAGTTTGATGAGCTGGCTTCTGCAAACAAAAACATGCAGAACACTGTCAATTTTCTGCAAAACAAAATGCTGAACTTGTTGTCATCTTATGGAGAAAGTTTTAGTGAATTGTCTCTCTGTAGAGAGTCTGTTGCTCATGATTTGGGTTCCAAAGACTTACAAGGTGTTGTGTTGCAATTAGAAGAGCTCCAGAAAAATGCGTGTCAGAAGATTTGCCAAATCATGGAAGAGAAGAAATCTCTGATAGATGAAAAAGATAAAGCTCAAGTCTCCTTAAGCAAAGCAGAATCAGATATTGTGCTGATAAAGAAGAAGTTTGAACATGATATAAGAGATCTGCTAAATAAACTTGACGAGTCTAATGCCCTGGTGCAAAATCTTCAGTTAAAAGTTGAAACTATTGCAGACAAACTAAAGGTAAGTTCAGAAGTTGAAGAGAGCCATGCACAACAGGAAAGAGATCTTCTTTCTGATCTTGACCATCTCGAAGTTGAGCTTGAGCAACTTAGTTCTAAGAACAGTGACCTTGTTCAAGAAATCTTGGCATTAGAGATCGTGACTGAGGAACTCAGAAGGAGTGAACAGATGACAGCAGAACTAACTGAGAAAAATCAGGCTTTAATGGTGTCTTTACAGAAACAGTCTGAGGAATCTGCTAAGTTTACACTGGATGCCTACACGTACAAAGAAAGACTCCAATCTCTCCATGTTGAGCTGCAAGGTGAAAGAAGTGTGAGAGAAGAATTAGAGAGTGCAATTCAAATGAATAATCAGACAATAGCTGAACTAACTAAGGAAAACCAGACTTTAATGGTGTCTTTACAGAATAAATCTGGGGAATTTACTAAGCTTGCATTGGATGCCAATGATTTGAAAGAAAGTCTGAAATCTCTTCAAGATGAACTGCATTGTGAGAGACGCTTGAGAGAAGACTTAGAGAGCACAGTTGGACGAAGTAAGCTGACAATTGCAGAATTGATTGAGGAAAACCAAGCTTTAATGCTCTCTTCACACAATAAATCTGAGGAATCTGCTAAGCTTGCACTGGATGTCAACACTTCCAAAGAAACTTTGCAGTCTCTTCAGAATGAGCTGCATGGTGAAAGGAGCTTGAGAGATGAATTAGAGAATAAAGTTCTGGATCTTACTTCACAATTAAATGAGAAGGACTACCAGCTGCAAGTTTTTGAGCAGTATGAGTCTGAACTGGTCCATCTCAAGCAACTTGTATCAGATCTAGAATCGGAGAAATCAAGGCTTTGCGATCTTTTGTTGCACTCTGAGAGATGCCTTCAAACTGCTAGTGAAGAATCTTCTTCTGTCACCGTTCTGGAATCTCAGTTGTCTGAAATGCATGAACTATTACTAGCTTCCAATGTCAGATTCATTTTCATTAGAACTCAGTACCTGGTGTGGGTTGAAGAGTTTGTTCAACAATCATATTCCAAAGGCATGCTTCTCTCTGAGCTTCAGATCAAGAATCTTGATTTAGAGGATGCACTTGGTAATTGCCTTGCTCGTGAAGTACAGTGCAATGAAGAGAATGCCAGATTGTTGACACGTCTTGACACACTAAAATCTGAGATGCATGCCTCTATTGCTGAAAACAGGGTACTTCTCGATACAACAGCTCAGCTTGAAGAGTACAAAAACAGGGCTGTAAATATGGAGGCTAATTATCATGAGAAAAATAAGCTTGCTATTGAAGTTGGAAGGCTGAAGCACTTGTTGGTGAGTTCCGAAGAAGAGATTGATGATCTGATAGTCTCCAGAGAAGAACTACATATCAAAGTTTTAGTACTTGAAGCTAAACTGGATGAACTTTATGCTCAAGTAATCTTGTTGGAGGGACATAATGGTGAACGTTTGACATTGCAGAATCAGTGCAGGGAGCTTACTAACAAGCTCTCTGAGCAGCTTTTGAAGACCGAGGAGTTCAAAAACTTGTCCATCCATCTTAAGGAGCTTAAAGACAAGGCTGAAGCTGAATGTATCCAGCTTCGTGAAAAAAAAGAGTCAGAAGGACTACCAACTCCTATGCAGGAGTCTCTGAGGATTGCTTTTATTAAAGAACAATATGAAACAAAGGTGCAAGAACTAAAACATCAGCTGTCTGTTTCAAGAAAGCATAGCGAGGAAATGCTATGGAAATTACAAGATGCTATTGATGAAATTGAGAATAGAAAGAAATCTGAAGCTTCTcacttgaagaaaaatgaagagttGGGAGTGAAAATCTTGGAATTAGAGGTTGAGTTACAATCTCTAATGTCTGAGAAGCGTGAAAAAGCAAATGCTTATGACCAGTTGAAGTCTGAACTGGAATGTTCATTAATAAGCCTTGAATGCTGTAAACAGGAACAACAAAAGCTTGAAGCTTTTTTGAAAGAATGCAATGAGGAAAAGACTCAGATGTCTGTTGATCTCACCATGATGAGAGAATTGCTTGACAGTTCCTCCTTGGCTGTTCAAAAGCAAGGTAATGATGGGTTGCACAATGAAAATTGCATGTCAAATGAGCAAGTTGGCAGAAATGTTTACCAAGAAAATGTAAGTACGGGCCCTTCTAGCCCTGGAAGAGTGAATATAGACAAAGGTTGTAGTAATGGTTCAACCGTGGACATGAATCTCAAGTATTTGGAACGAGATAGTGCAGTGAATTGTGAATATTCAGAAAACACATTCTTGGTTCCTATGTCTGAAGTTAACTGTTCAAGTGCAGTCACTGATGCGCAAGCAGAGCAG AATGTGCTCATATCCAGTGGTGTAAATGGACTTTCAAATCTTGCACTTGGAAATCAAGAGAACCTACAACCGAATGACATGAATCATCTAGCTTTTGTCAACGATCATTTCAGAGTCCAAAGTTTGAAGTCTAGCATGGATCACTTAAATGAGGAG TTGGAAAGGATGAAAAATGAGAATTCACTTGTTTTGCTGGATGATAAGCATTTTGACCCCAAATATCCGGGATTACAGAGAGAGATGATGCAGTTACATAAG GTAAATGAAGAACTGGGAAGCATATACCCTCTGTTCAATGAAAGACCAGGCAATGGAAATGCAATAGAAAGGGTACTTGCATTGGAAATTGAGCTTGCTGAAGCATTGcaagcaaagaaaaaatcaagCTTCCAGTTTCAGAG CTCTTTCTTGAAACAACACAATGATGAGGAAGCAATTTTCCAAAGCTTTAGAGACATCAATGCGCTAATTAAAGACATGTTGGATATAAAGGGAAGGCATGCAGCCATGGAGACTGAACTAAAAGAGATGCATGATCGGTACTCTCAGTTAAGTCTTCAATTTGCAGAAGTTGAAGGAGAGAGGCAAAAACTTATGATGACTCTCAAGAATGTTCGGGCATCCAAGCGATTTCGAGCCTAA
- the LOC123203650 gene encoding heavy metal-associated isoprenylated plant protein 24-like has protein sequence MGVEGTLEYLSDLLSSVKKKKKKQTQTVALKIRMDCEGCARKVKSVLSGVKGAKSVDVDLKQQKATVTGYVEPKKVLQAAKSTKKKVELWPYVPYTLVANPYVSQAYDKKAPANLVRAVPAAATVSETTLDDNYTTMFSDENPNACSIM, from the exons ATGGGAGTTGAAGGCACTTTGGAATATCTTTCTGATTTACTAAGCAGtgttaaaaagaagaagaagaagcaaacaCAAACAGTGGCACTTAAAATCAGGATGGACTGTGAAGGCTGTGCCCGGAAGGTCAAGAGTGTTCTCTCGGGGGTAAAAG GAGCAAAATCGGTGGACGTGGACTTGAAGCAACAGAAGGCGACTGTAACTGGATATGTTGAGCCAAAGAAGGTGTTGCAAGCGGCCAAGTCGACGAAGAAGAAGGTGGAGCTGTGGCCTTACGTACCCTATACTCTTGTGGCAAATCCTTACGTTTCTCAGGCTTATGACAAGAAGGCACCTGCTAATCTCGTGAGGGCCGTTCCAGCCGCAGCAACCGTTTCTGAGACGACGCTGGATGACAATTACACCACCATGTTCAGCGATGAAAATCCTAATGCTTGTTCAatcatgtga